Proteins co-encoded in one bacterium genomic window:
- a CDS encoding TonB-dependent receptor, producing the protein MRRTPRPLVAVLSTAITWFGVTVWSFSPAAPAQEAPVAQAADPSSLFAGVTLAEGLRSLQKRGLKIVFTTNVVRPGMKIATDPESEASDLRAVLDELLAPHDLESRDAPNRTLVVVPKGIPHIEAPSSTASLSGVVRSRRDTRPIEGVRLRLVGTDAEVTSGSDGSFLIPDLAEGPATVEVRRRGFVVETVEQSLTAGQNSQLDILLNPAPVTEEEVIVTPSRVSLLRPEPAAPVALSRDDLLGLPHLGDDFFRALSLLPGIAANDASAQFNIRGSRRDETRIVLDGQELYETFHLKEFDNAQSIIAPTTLDSVDLSTGSFSAEHGDRMGGVLDMTTRTPTGPPQTRVGIGLLSAEAGSAGSFSDQRGSWIAQARRGSNDFAGKLLGPERPVYWDAFGKLDYQLNPRHVLRANFLRSDDQYDFTEITVDGEKRLATDYLSSYLWLTDQAILGPNLFFETAVSSSRVERDRNGLELDEDVQWTVADRRDLEVLALRQSWNHQLTPANYLRWGFELRDFDTRYDYASAFNFESPLALIRTNANLDALTFRGRLEESHNSAYVTDRFQLGGAATVELGFRFDDHTQTDESHLTPRLNLAYSLGGNSVVRGAWGRFNQSQRPYELAVEDGDTAFRKVERSEHRLIGFEHLFKNSRTTGLALRVELYQREIKNPQPRWVNLYEPLNEFQEVEPDRVRIVPDRSHAEGLEIFLRGRAGAKADWFVNYTVASSEDEIDGRRQPRQLDQTHSLNFDIDYRVTDRWTLNLAWRYHTGWPTTPLTLQEVIRFPNPDDEGEDDEEGDEPDIFFVPVLGEPFGDRLSDYHRLDLRASRRWSLGSGLLTFFVDIQNVYNRKNPAGFDYEIDGEEGTITPNVEFWTGFFPSLGVRWEF; encoded by the coding sequence ATGCGGCGTACTCCGAGGCCCCTCGTCGCTGTGCTGTCGACCGCTATTACCTGGTTCGGCGTTACGGTTTGGTCGTTTTCGCCCGCGGCACCGGCCCAGGAAGCTCCGGTCGCGCAAGCGGCCGACCCTTCGTCCCTTTTCGCCGGGGTGACTCTCGCCGAAGGGCTGAGGAGCCTGCAGAAGAGGGGACTCAAGATCGTCTTCACGACCAACGTCGTCCGCCCCGGCATGAAGATCGCGACCGACCCGGAATCGGAAGCCTCGGATCTGCGCGCAGTCCTCGATGAGCTTCTGGCTCCGCACGATCTCGAGTCGCGAGACGCACCCAACCGAACCCTCGTCGTCGTTCCGAAAGGAATTCCGCACATCGAAGCCCCCTCCTCGACCGCTTCGCTCTCGGGGGTCGTTCGATCCAGACGGGATACCCGGCCGATCGAGGGCGTGCGCCTGCGACTTGTTGGAACCGACGCCGAGGTCACCAGCGGTAGCGACGGCAGTTTCCTGATTCCGGATCTCGCCGAGGGACCGGCGACCGTCGAAGTCCGCAGACGAGGCTTCGTCGTCGAGACCGTCGAGCAATCCCTCACCGCGGGGCAAAACAGCCAACTCGATATCCTGCTGAATCCGGCGCCGGTTACCGAAGAAGAGGTCATCGTCACGCCGAGTCGGGTCTCGCTCCTGAGACCGGAGCCGGCGGCGCCGGTGGCGCTGAGCCGAGACGACCTTCTCGGGTTACCTCATCTGGGAGACGATTTCTTCCGCGCTCTCAGTCTTCTGCCGGGCATCGCGGCAAACGATGCTTCGGCGCAGTTCAATATCCGCGGCAGCCGCCGTGATGAGACCCGGATCGTCCTCGATGGCCAAGAGCTCTACGAGACATTCCACCTGAAGGAGTTCGATAACGCGCAGTCGATCATCGCCCCCACGACCCTGGATAGCGTCGACCTTTCGACCGGCAGCTTCTCCGCCGAGCACGGCGACCGGATGGGCGGTGTGCTCGACATGACGACCCGGACACCGACGGGGCCGCCTCAAACGCGTGTCGGAATCGGTCTGCTGAGCGCCGAGGCCGGCAGTGCGGGATCGTTCAGCGACCAGCGTGGCAGCTGGATCGCGCAGGCTCGGCGCGGCTCGAACGATTTCGCCGGCAAGCTCCTCGGACCCGAGAGACCCGTGTATTGGGACGCGTTCGGCAAGCTCGACTATCAATTGAACCCGCGCCACGTGCTGCGCGCCAACTTTCTCCGCTCCGACGACCAATACGATTTCACCGAGATCACCGTCGACGGCGAAAAACGGCTCGCCACCGACTATCTGAGCTCGTACTTATGGCTGACGGATCAGGCGATTCTCGGCCCGAATCTGTTCTTCGAGACCGCGGTCTCGAGCAGCCGGGTCGAGCGCGATCGTAACGGCCTGGAATTGGACGAGGACGTCCAGTGGACCGTGGCCGACCGGCGAGACCTCGAGGTTCTCGCCCTGCGTCAATCCTGGAATCACCAGCTGACGCCTGCCAACTACCTGAGGTGGGGTTTCGAGCTGCGCGACTTCGACACCCGCTACGACTACGCGAGCGCCTTCAACTTCGAGAGTCCCCTGGCCCTGATCCGTACCAACGCGAACCTCGACGCGCTCACATTCAGGGGCCGGCTCGAGGAATCACACAACAGCGCCTACGTCACCGACCGCTTCCAGCTTGGTGGGGCCGCGACGGTCGAGCTCGGTTTTCGCTTCGACGATCACACGCAAACAGACGAGAGTCATCTCACACCAAGGCTCAACCTGGCCTACTCATTGGGCGGGAACTCGGTTGTGCGCGGCGCCTGGGGCCGGTTCAACCAGAGCCAGCGACCCTATGAGCTCGCGGTTGAGGACGGCGACACCGCCTTTCGCAAGGTAGAGCGGTCCGAACATCGTTTGATCGGTTTCGAGCACCTTTTCAAGAACAGCCGGACAACCGGCCTCGCGCTGCGCGTCGAGCTCTACCAGCGCGAGATCAAGAACCCGCAGCCACGATGGGTAAACCTCTACGAACCGCTCAACGAGTTTCAAGAGGTCGAGCCGGATCGGGTGCGGATCGTCCCGGATCGCAGCCATGCCGAAGGCCTCGAGATCTTTCTGAGAGGTCGTGCCGGGGCCAAGGCGGACTGGTTCGTCAATTACACCGTGGCCTCGAGCGAGGACGAGATCGACGGCCGACGCCAGCCTCGACAGTTGGACCAGACCCACAGCCTCAACTTCGACATCGACTACCGAGTCACCGACCGCTGGACCCTGAACCTCGCTTGGCGGTACCACACCGGCTGGCCGACGACGCCGCTGACGCTCCAGGAGGTCATCCGCTTCCCGAATCCGGACGACGAGGGCGAGGATGACGAAGAAGGGGATGAGCCTGACATCTTCTTCGTACCGGTCCTGGGCGAGCCCTTCGGCGACCGACTCTCCGACTACCACCGCCTGGACCTGCGTGCCAGCCGTCGTTGGAGCCTCGGTTCCGGGCTCCTGACCTTCTTCGTCGACATTCAGAATGTCTACAATCGCAAGAACCCCGCCGGATTCGACTACGAGATCGACGGCGAGGAAGGAACCATCACTCCCAACGTGGAGTTCTGGACGGGGTTCTTTCCCTCACTGGGAGTCCGCTGGGAGTTCTGA